From the genome of Hominilimicola fabiformis:
TTTTGGAAGATTCCAAAATAGGAGCATTTGACTATGTTGCAGTAAAAGACATAAGCCGATTTGCCCGTAACACATCTGATTTCTTATACGGTATCCGCACCTTGCGTTCCAACGGTGTTGATGTCAGATTTTTGTCGAATAATCAGACGGTTATAGGTGAAAGTGAATTTGTATTGACGGTGTTTGCCGCACTTGCACAAGAGGAAAGTTCGAACTTGTCGAAGCGTGTAATTTTCGGCAAACGTCAAAATGCCAAAAAAGGTCGTGTCCCGAATGTGGTTTACGGCTACAACAAAATAGATACATATACACTTGAAATTAATGAGCAGGAAAGCTATATTGTACAGTTAATGTTCAAGTGGTATATAGAGGGGGAAGGCACGAGGCGGATAGCAATTAAGTTAAACGAAATGGCTATCCCGACAAAAAAGCAAGCTAAATGGGTTCCTAAAACCATACGCAGGATTTTGCAAAATCCGATATATATAGGTAAGATTATAAATAATAAAAGCGTCACAAAGGATTTTCTTTCGGGAACAAGAGAAGCAATTCCGCAGGAGGAATGGTACATACATGAACGCCCTGAACTTAGAATAATCAGCGATGATGATTTTGAGCTTGTTCAGCAGAAAATTAAAGAAAGACAAGAGCAATATAAAAATGATAATCCCGGTAACAGATTCTCAAACCGACACTTGTTTTCAAATTTGATTAAATGTGGTGAGTGCGGCAAAAGCTTTACCGCAAAGGTGTATCAATGGAAAAATCGTTATGTGAGATACCGTTGTTGTGTGCATAACAATAACGGTAATGCTCATTGTACAAACAGTGTTACTGTTGATGAGCAGGAACTGCTTAATGAAGTCAAATCCTATCTGCTTACGGCAATAGAAGATAAAAAAGCGTTTGCGGATAAGCTGATGAAACAATATCAAGCACAAACAACAAATGTTGATGTGTCAAAATTGACTGATACAAGACAGTCACTTGAAAAACGTCGGAGTAAATTTAAAGAAATGTTTGCTGCGGATATTATCACAATGGACGAACTCAAAAAAGAAATGTCCGCTATTGATGAGGGTATGCGAAGTATTGATGAGGAATTAAAAGCGTATGATGAAATTCAGAAAAAAGCCACGCACATTGATGATATTCATAAAGATATTGAACAAATTCTCATGCAGAACGAATATACAAACGACGATATGCGGCGGATAATTGAAAAGATAGTTGTGTATCCTGATAAGTCGGTGGAGATATTTATGAAGTAAAATATAACGTTGATAAAGGTAAAAAATTGTGTTATACTTAAATTATACAATACGGGAGGCGAGAATATGTTACTGACAAACGGTAAAAAAAGAATACCAATAGGCTATGAAGATTTCAAACAGCTTATAGACAGCGGCTTTTATTATGTTGATAAGTCAATGCTTATCTATGAACTTCTGCATAGCGGCGGACAGAATAACTTAATAACTCGCCCAAGACGTTTTGGAAAAACACTGAATTTTAGTATGCTTAAATATTTCTTTGATATAAATGAAAAAGATAATGCTTATCTTTTTGACGGACTGAAAATATCGGAGCATTATGAAGAATTGGCTATGTACAGAAATACTCACCCTGTTATTACGTTGTCTTTGAAGTGTGCGAAGCAAGGTGATTACGACAAGGCGATTTACAGTCTACGACATGAAATTCAATACCAATTCAAAAAATACAGCGATGTATTGAAAAGTGAAAAAATAGATGTGAACGACAGAAAAAGAGCAGAAGAAATAATGGCAAAGGATGTGCCGGATACTGTTTTAGGTGATTCAATAAAGCTTTTGTGCTTATGTCTAAAACAGTATTACGGTGTAAATACGATTATTCTTATTGATGAATATGATGTCCCGCTTGAGGACGCATATTTTTCGGGATATTATGATAAAATGGTTCAATTTATTCGTTCATTGTTTGAATCGGCTTTGAAAACAAATCCTGCATTGGAATTTTCTGTGATGACAGGTTGTCTTAGAATATCAAAAGAAAGTATTTTTACCGGACTTAATAATCTTGCGGTAAATTCAATACTTTCAAATAAATATTCCGAAAGTTTCGGATTTGTGCAATCTGAAGTAGACGAATTGATGGAATATTATAATATAGAAGAAAAATCACAACTCATGAAAAAATGGTATGACGGATATTTGTTCGGAAAATCCGAAGTATATAATCCATGGAGCGTACTTAACCAAACAAAAGAGTGGTTTGATGATAAAGATATATTGGCAATGCCATGGTGGGCGAATACAAGTTCAAATAATATTATCAGAACATTAATTGGTCAAGCAGATGATGAAACAAAGGGTATTATTGAAAATTTAATTCATGGCGGAAGCGTAGAAACTGTATTAAAAGAAACAGTAACGTACGGTGATTTGACTGAAAATAATGAAAATATATGGAGCTTTCTGTTCTTTACCGGCTATCTTAAAATCAAAGAGATAGTCAAAACAGGTGAATTGACGGGCGAGCCTACAATCTATTCACTTGTCATTCCTAATCTTGAAATAAAAAGCTGTTATACAGATATAATAATTCAATATTTTGAAATATATAAAAAGGCAATTAATAAAGATAATTTGTATAAAGCTTTGCTCGGACGTAATGCACAAGACTTTTCGGAGCAAATAACTGATTTGTTGAGAAAAACTATAAGCTTTTATGACAGTACGGAATCATTTTATCATGGCTTAATATCAGGATTGCTGTCGGGTAATGTGTACTATAAGGTAGAATCGAATCGTGAAACCGGTGACGGACGCAGCGATTTGGTTTTGTATCAACAAGATGTGGCACAAAATGCAGTGATTTTAGAATTTAAAGTGTGCGGTAAAAATGAAACAGCAGATGAAGCCGCAAAACGTGCTCTAAAGCAAAT
Proteins encoded in this window:
- a CDS encoding recombinase family protein, whose protein sequence is MRMAAYCRVSTEKEEQLSSLENQREFFEQYADKEGDTLVKIYADEGISGKSMNKREAFTQLLEDSKIGAFDYVAVKDISRFARNTSDFLYGIRTLRSNGVDVRFLSNNQTVIGESEFVLTVFAALAQEESSNLSKRVIFGKRQNAKKGRVPNVVYGYNKIDTYTLEINEQESYIVQLMFKWYIEGEGTRRIAIKLNEMAIPTKKQAKWVPKTIRRILQNPIYIGKIINNKSVTKDFLSGTREAIPQEEWYIHERPELRIISDDDFELVQQKIKERQEQYKNDNPGNRFSNRHLFSNLIKCGECGKSFTAKVYQWKNRYVRYRCCVHNNNGNAHCTNSVTVDEQELLNEVKSYLLTAIEDKKAFADKLMKQYQAQTTNVDVSKLTDTRQSLEKRRSKFKEMFAADIITMDELKKEMSAIDEGMRSIDEELKAYDEIQKKATHIDDIHKDIEQILMQNEYTNDDMRRIIEKIVVYPDKSVEIFMK
- a CDS encoding AAA family ATPase, producing MLLTNGKKRIPIGYEDFKQLIDSGFYYVDKSMLIYELLHSGGQNNLITRPRRFGKTLNFSMLKYFFDINEKDNAYLFDGLKISEHYEELAMYRNTHPVITLSLKCAKQGDYDKAIYSLRHEIQYQFKKYSDVLKSEKIDVNDRKRAEEIMAKDVPDTVLGDSIKLLCLCLKQYYGVNTIILIDEYDVPLEDAYFSGYYDKMVQFIRSLFESALKTNPALEFSVMTGCLRISKESIFTGLNNLAVNSILSNKYSESFGFVQSEVDELMEYYNIEEKSQLMKKWYDGYLFGKSEVYNPWSVLNQTKEWFDDKDILAMPWWANTSSNNIIRTLIGQADDETKGIIENLIHGGSVETVLKETVTYGDLTENNENIWSFLFFTGYLKIKEIVKTGELTGEPTIYSLVIPNLEIKSCYTDIIIQYFEIYKKAINKDNLYKALLGRNAQDFSEQITDLLRKTISFYDSTESFYHGLISGLLSGNVYYKVESNRETGDGRSDLVLYQQDVAQNAVILEFKVCGKNETADEAAKRALKQINDRDYASKAREDGYKNIIKYGVAFKGKMCYAIVES